In a single window of the Alteriqipengyuania lutimaris genome:
- the rimM gene encoding ribosome maturation factor RimM (Essential for efficient processing of 16S rRNA) — protein sequence MPSASDTPVARSEIVLAAIIGAHGVTGEVRLKLFGDDVETLKAQKSFNDGALTPTKIRSDNKGGAIARFAEVADRTAAEALRGTVLTVSRSALPPLDEDEFYHADLIGLPVVTEGGEPIGMTTNIMNYGATDIVEIAPDDGTPFLVPLIPAAVLDWNSERLVLARAFLP from the coding sequence ATGCCCAGTGCATCCGACACGCCTGTTGCCCGCTCCGAGATCGTTTTGGCAGCCATCATTGGCGCGCACGGGGTAACGGGCGAGGTCCGTCTGAAGCTGTTCGGTGACGACGTCGAGACGCTGAAGGCCCAGAAATCCTTCAATGACGGGGCTCTCACCCCCACGAAGATCCGCTCCGACAACAAGGGGGGGGCCATCGCCCGCTTTGCCGAAGTCGCCGATCGTACCGCCGCCGAAGCTTTGCGAGGCACCGTCCTCACCGTCTCCCGGTCCGCGTTGCCGCCGCTGGACGAGGACGAATTTTATCACGCCGACCTGATCGGACTGCCGGTCGTGACCGAAGGCGGCGAGCCGATCGGCATGACCACTAACATCATGAATTACGGGGCAACCGACATCGTCGAGATCGCCCCCGACGACGGCACACCGTTCCTCGTGCCGCTGATCCCCGCCGCCGTTCTCGACTGGAACTCGGAACGATTGGTGCTGGCGCGCGCTTTCCTGCCGTAA
- the ffh gene encoding signal recognition particle protein: MFDALSDRLGNTFDRLRGRGALREQDVRDAMREVRIALLEADVALPVARDFIEKVTEKAVGESVLKSVTPGQQVVKIVNDELVAMLGGAEGDDGHVPLTLDAKPPVVIMMVGLQGSGKTTSTAKLGKLIREKHGKKAMMASLDVNRPAAQEQLAVLGEQAQVDTLPIVEGQQPVDIAKRALDSAKLRNVDVVLLDTAGRLHVDEALMAEMKAVASVATPTEVLLVVDSLTGQDAVNVAQSFSDEVPLTGVVLTRMDGDARGGAALSMRAVTGKPIKFAGVGEKLDALEAFHPRRVAERILGMGDVVSLVEKAAATIDQAEAERAAERMMKGQFDLNDLRSQLSQMQKMGGLGMLAGMMPGMKKAKQAMQASGMDDKVLVHMDAIIGSMTPKERGNPALLNAKRKKRVAAGSGTQVQDVNKVLKMHQEMSRAMKQIKKMGGMKGLAAMLGGGGGMGGLPGMGGKGGSLPGMDGQGMGDVDMSKLPPDLQKLLPKK; the protein is encoded by the coding sequence ATGTTCGACGCGCTGTCGGATCGCCTTGGCAATACCTTCGACCGCTTGCGCGGGCGTGGTGCCCTGCGCGAACAGGACGTGCGCGATGCGATGCGCGAAGTGCGGATCGCGCTGCTCGAAGCCGACGTGGCGCTGCCGGTCGCGCGCGATTTCATCGAGAAGGTCACCGAGAAGGCGGTCGGCGAAAGCGTCCTCAAGTCGGTCACACCGGGCCAGCAGGTGGTCAAGATCGTCAATGACGAGCTGGTCGCGATGCTTGGTGGGGCGGAGGGCGATGATGGCCATGTCCCGCTGACGCTCGACGCCAAGCCGCCGGTCGTCATCATGATGGTTGGTCTGCAGGGTTCGGGTAAGACGACCAGCACCGCCAAGCTCGGCAAGCTGATCCGCGAAAAGCACGGCAAGAAGGCCATGATGGCCTCGCTCGACGTCAATCGCCCCGCCGCGCAGGAACAGCTCGCGGTGCTGGGCGAGCAGGCGCAGGTCGACACGCTGCCGATCGTCGAAGGCCAGCAGCCGGTCGATATCGCCAAGCGCGCGCTCGACTCGGCCAAGCTGCGCAACGTCGATGTGGTGCTGCTCGACACCGCGGGCCGCCTGCATGTCGACGAAGCGCTGATGGCCGAGATGAAGGCGGTGGCTTCGGTGGCGACGCCGACCGAAGTGCTGCTGGTGGTCGACAGCCTGACCGGGCAGGACGCGGTCAACGTCGCGCAGAGCTTCTCCGACGAAGTACCGCTGACCGGCGTGGTTCTCACCCGGATGGACGGCGATGCGCGCGGCGGTGCGGCGCTTTCGATGCGCGCGGTCACCGGCAAGCCGATCAAGTTTGCAGGCGTCGGCGAAAAGCTCGACGCGCTCGAAGCCTTCCACCCGCGCCGGGTTGCCGAACGCATCCTCGGCATGGGGGATGTCGTCTCGCTGGTCGAAAAGGCTGCGGCGACGATCGACCAGGCAGAGGCCGAGCGTGCTGCCGAGCGGATGATGAAGGGGCAGTTCGACCTGAACGACCTTCGCAGCCAGCTCTCCCAGATGCAGAAGATGGGCGGCCTCGGCATGCTGGCGGGCATGATGCCGGGCATGAAGAAGGCCAAGCAGGCGATGCAGGCCAGCGGCATGGACGACAAGGTGCTGGTCCACATGGATGCGATCATCGGCTCGATGACGCCCAAGGAACGCGGCAATCCCGCACTGCTCAATGCCAAGCGCAAGAAGCGCGTGGCGGCGGGCAGCGGCACGCAGGTGCAGGACGTGAACAAGGTGCTCAAGATGCACCAGGAAATGTCCCGCGCGATGAAGCAGATCAAGAAGATGGGCGGGATGAAGGGCCTTGCCGCGATGCTTGGCGGAGGCGGCGGTATGGGTGGCCTTCCCGGCATGGGCGGCAAGGGTGGCTCGCTGCCCGGCATGGACGGGCAGGGCATGGGCGATGTCGACATGAGCAAGCTGCCCCCCGACCTCCAAAAGCTTTTGCCCAAGAAATAA
- the rpsP gene encoding 30S ribosomal protein S16: MAISLRLSRGGAKKRPYYRIVAADSRYPRDGRYLEQIGTYNPLLAKDDEKRVQLNEDRAKYWLGVGAQPSDRVARFLDAAGIQERKARNNPNKAEPGEKAKERAEEKAAKEAEAAEALKAAEEAPAEEEAKAEEAPAEEAAAEEAPTEEAPTEDAKEDAGEEKAEG, translated from the coding sequence ATGGCTATTTCACTTCGACTTTCGCGCGGCGGCGCCAAGAAGCGCCCCTATTACCGCATCGTGGCCGCGGACTCGCGCTATCCGCGTGACGGCCGCTATCTCGAGCAGATCGGCACCTACAACCCGCTCCTCGCCAAGGACGACGAGAAGCGCGTCCAGCTGAACGAAGACCGCGCCAAGTACTGGCTCGGCGTCGGCGCGCAGCCGAGCGATCGCGTGGCCCGCTTCCTCGATGCCGCCGGCATCCAGGAGCGCAAGGCGCGCAACAATCCGAACAAGGCCGAGCCGGGCGAGAAGGCCAAGGAACGCGCCGAAGAAAAGGCCGCCAAGGAAGCCGAAGCAGCCGAAGCGCTGAAGGCCGCCGAAGAAGCTCCGGCCGAGGAAGAGGCCAAGGCCGAAGAAGCGCCGGCGGAAGAAGCAGCCGCTGAAGAAGCTCCCACCGAAGAAGCTCCCACCGAAGACGCCAAGGAAGACGCCGGCGAAGAAAAGGCCGAGGGCTAG